A window from Purpureocillium takamizusanense chromosome 3, complete sequence encodes these proteins:
- the TUB2_5 gene encoding Tubulin beta chain (Beta tubulin) (COG:Z~EggNog:ENOG503NVXK): protein MHHPPPTKINTRACSLPVSLPTHTTPDREAHPQLVISAASESSPYTSLVDTPTIVNMREIVHLQTGQCGNQIGAAFWQTISGEHGLDSNGVYNGTSELQLERMSVYFNEASGNKYVPRAVLVDLEPGTMDAVRAGPFGQLFRPDNFVFGQSGAGNNWAKGHYTEGAELVDNVLDVVRREAEGCDCLQGFQITHSLGGGTGAGMGTLLISKIREEFPDRMMATFSVVPSPKVSDTVVEPYNATLSVHQLVENSDETFCIDNEALYDICMRTLKLSNPSYGDLNYLVSAVMSGVTTCLRFPGQLNSDLRKLAVNMVPFPRLHFFMVGFAPLTSRGAHSFRAVSVPELTQQMFDPKNMMAASDFRNGRYLTCSAIFRGKVAMKEVEDQMRNVQNKNSTYFVEWIPNNIQTALCAIPPRGLKMSSTFIGNSTSIQELFKRVGEQFTAMFRRKAFLHWYTGEGMDEMEFTEAESNMNDLVSEYQQYQDAGIDEEEAEYEEEAPLEHEE from the exons ATGCACCACCCTCCACCAACAAAAATCAACACCCGTGCTTGTTCCTTGCCTGTCTCCTTACCTACCCACACAACTCCGGATCGTGAAGCTCACCCGCAGCTCGTGATTTCTGCCGCCTCCGAAAGCTCGCCGTACACTTCACTCGTCGACACCcccaccatcgtcaacatGCGTGAGATT GTTCACCTCCAGACCGGCCAGTGC GGCAACCAAATCGGTGCTGCTTTCTGGCAGACCATCTCTGGCGAGCACGGCCTCGACAGCAACGGCGTCTACAATGGCACCTCTGAGCTCCAGCTGGAGCGCATGAGCGTCTACTTCAACGAG GCCTCGGGCAACAAGTATGTCCCTCGCGCGGTCCTCGTCGATCTCGAGCCCGGCACCATGGATGCCGTCCGCGCTGGCCCATTCGGCCAGCTCTTCCGCCCTGACAACTTCGTCTTTGGACAGTCTGGTGCTGGCAACAACTGGGCCAAGGGCCACTACACCGAGGGTGCTGAGCTCGTTGAcaacgtcctcgacgtcgtccgccgcgaggccgagggctgCGACTGCCTTCAGGGCTTCCAGATCACTCACTCCCTGGGCGGTGGTACCGGTGCCGGTATGGGTACTCTGCTCATCTCCAAGATCCGCGAGGAGTTCCCCGACCGCATGATGGCCACGTTCTCGgtcgtcccctcccccaagGTCTCCgacaccgtcgtcgagccctACAACGCCACCCTGTCCGTCCACCAGCTTGTCGAGAACTCGGACGAGACCTTCTGCATTGACAACGAGGCCCTCTACGATATTTGCATGCGCACCCTCAAGCTGTCTAACCCCTCGTACGGCGACCTTAACTACCTGGTCTCCGCCGTCATGTCGGGTGTGACCACGTGCCTGCGCTTCCCCGGCCAGCTCAACTCGGATCTGCGCAAGTTGGCCGTCAACATGGTTCCCTTCCCTCGCCTGCACTTCTTCATGGTCGGCTTCGCGCCCCTGACCAGCCGTGGTGCCCACTCCTTCCGCGCTGTCAGCGTCCCTGAGTTGACACAGCAGATGTTCGACCCCAAGAACATGATGGCTGCCTCTGACTTCCGCAACGGCCGCTACCTGACCTGCTCTGCTATCTT CCGTGGTAAGGTCGCCAtgaaggaggtcgaggaccagATGCGTAATGTGCAGAACAAGAACTCTACCTACTTCGTCGAGTGGATCCCCAACAACATCCAGACGGCTCTCTGCGCCATCCCGCCCCGCGGCCTCAAGATGTCGTCCACCTTCATCGGCAACTCGACCTCGATCCAGGAGCTCTTCAAGCGCGTTGGTGAGCAGTTCACTGCCATGTTCCGTCGCAAGGCTTTCTTGCATTGGTACACTGGAGAGGgcatggacgagatggagTTCACTGAGGCCGAGTCCAACATGAACGACCTTGTCTCGGAATACCAGCAGTACCAGGAtgccggcatcgacgaggaggaggctgagtACGAAGAAGAGGCTCCCCTTGAGCACGAGGAGTAA
- the MRPL6 gene encoding 54S ribosomal protein L6 mitochondrial (COG:J~EggNog:ENOG503NUY2) → MASAFAPLRGKALGHALRGAPAALLPGFLVPAWQRLAAQQQRQRRRQQQHQFSTTTKRPSKLGRTPISIPPGVELTVGEAKSIRSATSYAAMVKRTITIKGPLGTLEMDVPEYVGLTQNPEDRTALLSVDDANVRHQREMWGTTWSYLNNHIMGVSEGHTAILRLVGVGYRATVERRGGKETFPGQKFLCLKLGFTHPVEEGIPRGVTATAPAPTRILLEGPDREVLMSFAGRVRKWRPPEPYKGKGVFINDQTIKLKQKKIK, encoded by the exons ATGGCCTCTGCGTTTGCTCCTCTCCGGGGCAAGGCGTTAGGCCATGccctgcgcggcgcgccggccgcgttgcTGCCGGGGTTCCTGGTGCCGGCATGGCAGAGGCTGgcggctcagcagcagcgacagcgacggcgacaacagcagcaccaattctcgacgacgaccaaacGGCCCTCGAAGCTGGGACGGACGCCGATTTCGATACCGCCGGGCGTGGAGCTGACCGTGGGGGAGGCCAAGTCGATACGGAGCGCGACGTCGTATGCGGCGATGGTCAAGAGGACGATTACGATTAAGGGGCCGCTAG GGACCCTGGAAATGGATGTGCCAGAGTACGTCGGCTTGACGCAGAACCCGGAGGACCGGACGGCGTTGCTGAGCGTCGACGATGCAAACGTGAGGCACCAGAGGGAGATGTGGG GCACAACGTGGTCGTACCTCAACAACCACATCATGGGCGTCTCGGAGGGCCACACGGCGATCCTGCGGCTCGTGGGCGTGGGGTACCGAGCGACCGTGGAGCGGCGGGGCGGCAAGGAGACGTTCCCGGGGCAAAAGTTCCTGTGCCTCAAGCTCGGCTTCACGCAcccggtggaggaggggatCCCGCGCGgcgtgacggcgacggcgccggcgccgacgcgcatCCTGCTCGAGGGGCCGGACCGCGAGGTGCTCATGTCGTTTGCGGGGCGGGTGCGCAAgtggcggccgccggagccgtacaagggcaagggcgtctTCATCAACGACCAGACCATCAAGCTAAAGCAAAAGAAGATTAAGTAG
- a CDS encoding uncharacterized protein (COG:S~EggNog:ENOG503P1U6) yields MAPPPPLQLSFTTLDVFTDTRFAGNPLAVVRVPGNEAAVARLTQEVKQRIAREFNLSETVFLHDAAADDDETANGTSSSRRRVVDIFTVDQELPFAGHPTIGTAVLVRDVLRWDHVDTLVTKAGAIGITVEGAAPHDDDDAGAAPSSSSTSWAQRLRQRRILAQIPHDVHVHTRTLRDILGDDGSSSGGMLGEEEAVLAARAQLSDDAATREAELAAPAVSIVRGMTFLLVELPSVAHLARVNVGKRLDFGGGLARALLDEGPWHDSFVSRYYYVKKGAEEEGESKSSAAWSGHTRMVELDFEDPATGSAACTLASYLVLSGKVAGGGGGGKKLRFDIVQGEHMGRRSDIAVEIHTKEEEEAGRDDDGSGLYGIDKLFLGGTAVPVMEGTITV; encoded by the coding sequence atggcgccgccaccaccgctaCAGCTCTCCTTCACGACGCTCGACGTCTTCACCGACACGCGCTTCGCCGGCAACccgctggcggtggtgcgcGTGCCGGGCAACGAGGCCGctgtcgcccgcctcacgCAGGAGGTCAAGCAGCGCATCGCGCGCGAGTTTAACCTCAGCGAGACCGTCTTCCtgcacgatgccgccgcagacgacgacgaaaccGCGAacggcacgtcgtcgtcccgccGGCGGGTCGTGGACATCTTCACCGTCGACCAGGAGCTGCCGTTTGCGGGCCACCCGACCATCGGcacggcggtgctggtgcgCGACGTCCTGCGCTGGGACCACGTCGACACGCTCGTcaccaaggccggcgccatTGGCATCACGGTGGAGGGGGCAGCgccccacgacgacgacgatgctggtgccgctcctagcagcagtagcaccTCGTGGGCGCAGCGGCtacggcagcggcgcatACTCGCGCAGATCCCGCACGACGTACACGTGCACACCCGGACGCTGCGCGACAttctcggcgacgacggcagcagcagcgggggcatgctcggcgaggaggaggcggtgctggccgcTCGCGCGCAGCTGTCAGACGACGCGGCcacgcgcgaggccgagctggcggcgcccgcggtgAGCATCGTCCGGGGCATGACGttcctgctcgtcgagctgccgtCCGTGGCGCACCTCGCGCGCGTCAACGTCGGCAAGCGgctcgactttggcggcggcctggcgcgggcgctgctggacgaggggCCGTGGCACGACAGCTTCGTGTCGCGGTACTACTACGTCAAGAAaggggcggaggaggagggggagtccaagtcgtcggcggcgtggagcgGACACACGCGCATGGTCGAGCTCGACTTTGAGGACCCGGCCAcgggcagcgcagcctgCACGCTGGCCAGCTACCTCGTGCTCTCCGGCaaggtcgcgggcggcggcggcggcggcaagaagctcagGTTCGACATTGTCCAGGGGGAGCACATGGGGAGGCGGAGCGACATTGCCGTCGAGATCCATAccaaggaggaagaagaggcagggagggatgatgatggcagcGGGCTCTACGGCATAGACAAGCTGTTTTTGGGCGGGACGGCAGTGCCCGTCATGGAGGGGACCATTACTGTGTAA
- the GCN20 gene encoding ATP-binding cassette, regulator of translational elongation (EggNog:ENOG503NWE1~BUSCO:EOG09260OM6~COG:E~COG:J), which produces MDADIKAVLPNIDPILSEYSVGYLSHASTAWSDDEDPSGLSPLSEAAATVTELLISASGKVDAALEDKIKQLVEKWVDRYTEANGGGAGGERRGPSTVKRLDQTIQVSTQRNMSSTLAVATGGVDLEAANARKVESKVDRKKLEKAERKIAAKQQKKTFKTVEYEASKLLDQPESTQSYEEFYMAVNPLQLGAGSGNKTKDVKLDSIDVSIGGQRILTDTTLTLAYGHRYGLVGNNGVGKSTLLRALSRREVAIPTHISILHVEQEITGDDTPAIQAVLDADVWRKVLLREQDELMTSLADLEARRAPLADTSADAAKLDQEKEVKDGKLGDIQGKLAEMESDKAESRAASILAGLGFSPERQQYATKTFSGGWRMRLALARALFCEPDLLLLDEPSNMLDVPSITFLSGYLQSYPSTVLVVSHDRAFLNEVATDIIHQHSERLDYYRGANFDSFYATREERKKVAKKEYENQMAQRAHLQAFIDKFRYNAAKSSEAQSRIKKLEKMPVLQPPESEYNVKFRFPEVEKLSPPIIQMSGVAFGYSKDKPLLKDVDLDVQLDSRIGIVGPNGAGKTTILKLLIGKLEPLKGIVTAHSRLRIGFFAQHHVDALDLTMSAVSFMAKNYPGKADEEYRRQLGAFGITGTTGLQKMGQLSGGQKSRVAFACLALTNPHILVLDEPSNHLDIEAMDALAEALNEFQGGVLMVSHDVTMLQMVCTSLWVCDAGTVEKFPGDVQAYKKRIAAQADAAGVVKAH; this is translated from the exons ATGGACGCCGATATCAAGGCCGTGCTCCCCAACATCGACCCGATCCTGTCCGAATACTCGGTGGGCTACCTGTCCCACGCTTCGACCGCCtggtccgacgacgaggaccctTCCGGCCTCTCGCCCCTCAGCgaagcggccgccaccgtcacggagctgctcatctcggcctcgggcaaggtggacgccgccctcgaggacaagatCAAGCAGCTCGTGGAGAAATGGGTCGACCGGTACACcgaggccaacggcggcggcgccggcggcgagaggcgCGGCCCGTCGACGGTGAAGCGCCTGGACCAGACCATCCAGGTCAGCACCCAGCGCAACATGTCGTcgaccctcgccgtcgccaccggcggcgttgacctcgaggccgccaacgcccgcaAGGTCGAGTCCAAGGTCGACCGCAAGAAGCTCGAAAAGGCCGAGCGCAAGATcgccgccaagcagcagaagaagacgtTCAAGACGGTCGAGTACGAGGCCtccaagctgctcgaccagCCCGAGTCCACCCAGTCGTACGAGGAGTTCTACATGGCCGTCAACCccctgcagctcggcgccggcagcggtaACAAGACCAAGGACGTCAAGCTCGACAGCATCGATGTCTCCATCGGCGGGCAGCGCATCCTCACCGACACCACCCTCACGCTCGCATACGGTCACCGCTACGGCCTGGTGGGTAACAACGGTGTGGGTAAATccacgctgctgcgcgcgctgtCGAGGAGAGAAGTCGCCATCCCCACGCACATTTCTATCCTCCACGTCGAGCAAGAG ATCACCGGAGACGACACGCCCGCAATACAAGCTGTTCTGGACGCAGACGTGTGGCGCAAAGTGCTGCTGAGAGAACAAGAT GAACTCATGACCAGCCTGGCGGACCTCGaggctcgtcgcgcgccgctcgccgacACGTCGGCCGACGCTGCCAAGCTCGACCAAGAAAAGGAGGTCAAGGACGGAAAGCTGGGCGACATCCAGGGCAAGCTCGCAGAGATGGAGTCGGACAAGGCAGAGTCTCGTGCGGCCAGCATCCTGGCCGGTCTCGGCTTCTCCCCCGAACGACAGCAGTACGCCACCAAGACCTTTTCCGGTGGTTGGAGGATGCGTCTTGCGCTGGCGCGAGCGCTCTTTTGCGAACCTGatctcctgctcctcgacgaaCCGTCCAACATGTTGGACGTCCCCTCCATCACCTTCTTGTCCGGATACCTGCAGAGCTACCCGAGCACGGTCCTGGTCGTGTCCCACGACAGAGCGTTCCTCAACGAGGTCGCCACAGACATCATTCACCAACACTCTGAGCGGCTCGACTACTACCGCGGAGCCAACTTTGACTCTTTCTACGCCAcgcgcgaggagcgcaagaaggtggccaagaaggagTACGAGAACCAGATGGCCCAGCGAGCGCACCTGCAAGCATTCATCGACAAGTTCCGCTACAACGCCGCCAAGTCGTCCGAGGCACAGTCCCGcatcaagaagctcgagaagatgcccgtgctgcagccgccAGAGTCAGAGTACAACGTCAAGTTCCGGTTTCCCGAGGTGGAGAAGCTCTCGCCCCCCATCATCCAGATGTCGGGCGTCGCATTTGGCTACTCCAAGGACAAgccgctgctcaaggacgtcGACCTGGACGTGCAGCTCGACTCCCGCAttggcatcgtcggccccAACGGAGCGGGCAAGACGACCATCCTCAAGCTCCTCATCGGGAAGCTCGAGCCGTTAAAGGGAATCGTCACGGCGCATTCACGCCTGCGGATCGGCTTCTTCGCGCAGCACCACGTCGACGCGCTGGACCTCACCATGAGCGCCGTCAGCTTCATGGCCAAGAACTACCCAGGcaaggcggacgaggagtACCGGAGACAGCTGGGCGCATTCGGCATCACGGGCACGACGGGCCTGCAAAAGATGGGGCAGCTGTCTGGTGGTCAAAAGTCCAGGGTGGCGTTTGCGTGCCTGGCGCTGACGAACCCGCACATCTTGGTCCTTGACGAGCCGTCCAACCACCTCGACATTGAAGCCATGGACGCCCTGGCGGAGGCGCTCAACGAGTtccagggcggcgtgctcatGGTTTCCCACGACGTGACCATGCTGCAGATGGTGTGCACGTCTCTGTGGGTGTGCGATGCCGGCACGGTCGAGAAGTTCCCCGGCGACGTGCAGGCGTACAAGAAGAGGATTGCCGCGCAGGCCGATGCGGCGGGCGTTGTCAAGGCCCAttag
- the MET22 gene encoding 3'(2'),5'-bisphosphate nucleotidase (COG:F~COG:P~BUSCO:EOG09262HP3~EggNog:ENOG503NU2N), which translates to MASSSSSPPAAAYERELLVAQLAVQRAAVLTRRVFHEKAKGTVDKSDKSPVTVGDFGAQALIIAALRHNFPADAIIAEEESAQLRADPALRDTIWALVRDTRLGANDADADVVERDVLGGPIPDVDAMLDLIDRGGSQGGAAAGSRVWAIDPIDGTKGFLRGGQYAVCLALIVDGDVKVGVLGCPNLPVDDDARLTTDIGAANQTDDAAAGRGVLFSAVQGRGATSRPLAAQPRSSAAAAADKPISMRPIHDLAAATFCESVEAGHSAHDDQALISRRLGITHPSVRMDSQAKYGSIARGAGDIYLRLPVKASYQEKIWDHAAGDLIVREAGGQVTDIHGKRLDFGVGRTLANNKGVVAAPAAVHATVLDAVQEVLKIKQ; encoded by the coding sequence atggcatcctcctcgtcgtctccgcccgccgcggcgtacgagcgcgagctcctcgtcgcgcagctcgccgtccagcgcgccgccgtcctcaccCGCCGCGTCTTCCACGAAAAGGCAAAGGGCACCGTCGACAAGTCGGACAAGAGCCccgtcaccgtcggcgactttggcgcccaggccctcattatcgccgccctgcgccacAACttccccgccgacgccatcatcgccgaggaggagtccgcccagctgcgcgccgaccccgccctgcgcgacaCCATCTGGGCCCTCGTCCGCGAcacccgcctcggcgccaatgatgccgatgccgatgttGTCGAGCGAGACGTCCTTGGCGGACCCATCCCGGACGTGGACGCCATGCTCGACCTCAtcgaccgcggcggcagccagggcggcgccgccgccggcagtcGCGTCTGGGCCATCGACCCCATCGACGGCACAAAGGGCttcctccgcggcggccagtacgccgtctgcctcgccctcatcgtcgacggcgacgtcaaggtcggcgtcctcggctgCCCCAacctgcccgtcgacgacgacgcccgcctcaccaccgacattggcgccgccaaccagaccgacgacgccgccgccggccgcggcgtgctcttctccgccgtccagggccgcggcgcgacCTCACGcccccttgccgcccagccgcggtcatccgccgccgccgccgccgacaagccCATCTCCATGCGGCCCATccacgacctcgccgccgccaccttttgcgagagcgtcgaggccggccactcggcccacgacgaccaggccctcatctcgcgccgcctcggcatcACCCACCCCAGCGTCCGCATGGACAGCCAGGCAAAGTACGGCTccatcgcccgcggcgccggcgacatcTACCTGCGCCTGCCCGTCAAGGCCTCGTACCAGGAGAAGATTTGggaccacgccgccggcgacctcatcgtccgcgaggccggcggccaggtcaCCGACATCCACGGCAAGAGgctcgactttggcgtcggccgcaccctcgccaacaacaagggcgtcgtcgccgcgcccgctgccgtccaCGCGACGGTCCTCGACGCTGTCCAGGAGGTGCTCAAGATTAAGCAGTAG
- a CDS encoding uncharacterized protein (EggNog:ENOG503NVAY): MQAVPTLVGTGTAVAAAATGLVFGQSSEPNPPATARGASHTRTISTDRVLELDESRRPSTSFSPVRPATTSATPSTPADYYYSSPPPPPSSRDTVSRPPLSRYQRPHSSQFSSPRDSVRRHSFLRHHGDLSPLAVAEESRESLASNGSWMRRLSMRPLSQHDGSNRSSIIADSTSVAYSLSSTSPILARSSSTAPPLPPNKLVKRAPSTRLPEPGDSPARRPKGHRPTLRRPATSHQRSATLQQFRADIDVAGSAAHPKYSFEQPISPEELLGASPIDPIPATQAWSAWKSFFHLRRATNATPSGRSLGDSSPSAGPSGIASICPDRRSRQRAYLLKPNMISAPLVPGVQPTPMRAEEDAGRHPSADTPKGLKPSPEITAAPPTRTKRSLSASLSTAANNWVLKTSGSLRRPKRGGDQHNDQGGNKRHVSAPAGGSPPAMVQQRQHHHQGSNTPEKSASAPIVPNAQGSTLGSAASIQRPCHKRDAFSPLPPLSMSGSAAGFHDDLVSRSGGARHGRPNQPSGSSTSSAAMSQLRGSHYERCSVLESSDGDGRGFASGDEDDTDFKSDTVFDSLRTLSSARVRAVETPLESVYDESPPSTAGNGRTKRLSIHEMLGGRGWDGGIKIMEEEDETSSTPVRAAKHAGAGFALHDGADEPRFSLESSHNAVSQPPRDPGRFSIDDDFDEDWTRDDDGPFNALSPPSQGHHHANSLTARGMNPNVRLALASIEGDATPRLRGDAHRSERPLSNLFDWSEPPAHDKQDSNGTGLRPRTSYAMPEVDLRGGRSATRKVPAPLHVRSQSVPVVHDFNDESKPMGAKYGTWGLGTKTVSEDWDEDFEFGGANSEYEGKGAGEVFAVPESIRATQPSVRAHSGQIRELSLLVNDLKRLCRHGRELNMLSGDQRGLWKEAEGIIALASPDEDDVNEDHQSIASAAHTDAFDINERLVEDGYDAASLDRLDAAIDSQEPAMSRTAVVRERQSPRRRSVFSPEDDIFGGSWPLADGDAPSSNRPSRPRTPDNRPPKPNDVTGMVRSVMESVQNHRAPPEPMPSPRGNNGNPRVHFDTNSLKALVRRAGELRDILSDSIRREDQITQSPARTPRHERRLESSPAFTRVFDDPGSSPPRRSALKNRATASIMESQTPEKSPSSVMGRRAPMMTVS; this comes from the exons atgCAGGCCGTTCCCACC CTCGTTGGAACCGGCACTGCcgttgctgcggcggccaccGGCTTGGTCTTTGGCCAGTCCTCGGAACCCAACCCTCCCGCCACGGCTCGGGGCGCATCGCACACGAGGACGATATCGACcgaccgcgtcctcgagctggacgagTCCCGCCGGCCGAGCACCAGCTTCTCCCCCGTCCGCCCCGCCACGACGTCGGCCACGCCGTCCACTCCAGCCGATTACTATTACTcgtctcccccgccgccgccgtcttcgcggGACACTGTGTCTAGGCCGCCATTGTCCCGCTACCAGCGGCCGCACTCGTCGCAGTTCTCTTCTCCTAGAGATTCCGTTAGGAGGCATTCGTTTCTGAGGCACCACGGCGACCTGTCCCCGCTGGCTGTGGCCGAGGAGTCGAGGGAGTCTCTGGCGTCCAATGGCTCCTGGATGAGACGGCTGTCGATGCGTCCTCTGTCTCAGCACGACGGCAGTAACAGATCGAGTATAATCGCCGACTCGACGTCAGTCGCTTACTCGCTCAGCTCGACGTCTCCCATACTGGCTCGGTCCAGCTCCACGGCACCGCCTCTGCCCCCGAACAAGCTTGTCAAGCGGGCTCCCTCGACGCGCCTGCCCGAACCTGGAGAttcgccagcccgccgccccaagGGACACCGGCCTACTCTTCGTCGACCGGCCACGAGCCATCAGAGGTCCGCGACCCTCCAGCAATTCCGGGCTGACATTGACGTGGCCGGCTCCGCCGCGCACCCCAAGTATTCCTTTGAGCAGCCAATTTCCCCCGAGGAACTTCTTGGAGCGTCGCCCATCGACCCGATACCCGCCACGCAGGCTTGGTCTGCCTGGAAGTCGTTCTTTCACCTGAGACGAGCGACCAACGCTACCCCCTCGGGCCGCTCCCTCGGGGACAGCAGCCCATCGGCAGGACCCTCTGGCATAGCGAGCATCTGCCCCGACAGGAGGTCGCGGCAAAGAGCCTACTTGCTGAAACCGAACATGATTTCTGCACCGCTCGTGCCCGGCGTCCAGCCGACGCCCATGAGAGCTGAGGAGGATGCCGGCCGACACCCCTCTGCCGACACACCCAAGGGCCTGAAGCCCTCACCAGAAatcaccgccgcgccgccgacgcggaccAAGCGATCTCTCTCGGCGAGCCTTTCGACAGCAGCCAACAACTGGGTTCTGAAGACGTCAGGAAGCCTGCGTCGACCTAAACGAGGTGGCGACCAGCACAATGACCAGGGCGGGAATAAGCGGCACGTGTCAGCCCCAgccggcggctcgccgccagccatggtgcagcagcgccaacaccaccaccaaggaAGCAATACGCCCGAGAAATCAGCAAGCGCCCCGATCGTCCCAAATGCGCAGGGGTCGACGCTCGGCTCAGCTGCCTCTATCCAGCGACCATGCCATAAAAGAGATGCATTCTCCCCACTGCCCCCGCTTTCCATGTCGGGCTCTGCAGCTGGATTCCATGACGATTTAGTATCGCGTTCCGGCGGGGCTCGTCACGGTCGGCCTAACCAGCCGTCGGGTAGCTCGACCAGTTCCGCTGCCATGTCGCAGCTGAGAGGATCGCACTATGAACGATGCTCCGTCCTGGAGAGctcggacggcgacggtcgcGGTTTCgcgtcgggcgacgaggacgataCCGACTTCAAGAGCGACACCGTCTTCGATTCGCTGCGGACCCTCTCGTCGGCCCGCGTACGGGCGGTGGAGACGCCGCTCGAATCCGTGTACgacgagtcgccgccgagcaccgccggcaacggcaggACCAAGCGCCTCTCCATACACGAGatgctcggcggccggggtTGGGATGGCGGCATCAAGatcatggaggaggaggatgagacCTCGTCTACGCCGGTCCGTGCCGCCAAACATGCGGGGGCTGGCTTCGCGctccacgacggcgcggacgagcCCCGTTTCAGCTTAGAGTCGTCGCACAATGCTGTTTCACAACCGCCCAGGGACCCGGGTCGCTTTTCGATTGACGACGATTTTGACGAGGATTGGACGAgagatgacgacggcccATTTAACGCACTCTCCCCCCCGTCAcagggccaccaccacgccaaCTCGCTCACTGCCCGAGGCATGAACCCCAACGTGCGCCTTGCCCTGGCCAGCATCGAAGGAGACGCGACACCCCGGCTGCGAGGCGACGCCCATCGCAGCGAACGCCCGCTGAGCAACCTGTTTGATTGGAGCGAGCCGCCCGCTCATGACAAGCAGGACAGCAACGGGACCGGTCTACGCCCCAGGACGTCGTACGCCATGCCCGAAGTGGACTTGAGAGGCGGCCGTTCCGCTACGCGCAAGGTtcccgcgccgctgcacgtCCGAAGCCAGAGCGTTCCCGTCGTCCACGACTTCAATGACGAGTCGAAGCCCATGGGTGCCAAGTACGGCACCTGGGGCCTGGGCACCAAGACTGTCTCCGAGGACTGGGACGAGGATTTTGAGTTTGGCGGGGCGAATAGCGAATACGAAGGcaagggcgccggcgaggtgtTTGCCGTTCCCGAGTCGATCCGCGCGACGCAGCCGAGCGTCAGGGCGCATTCGGGTCAGATACGCGAgctgtcgctgctggtcAATGACCTGAAACGCCTCTGCCGGCACGGCCGTGAGCTGAACATGCTCAGTGGGGACCAGCGGGGCCTGTGGAAGGAGGCTGAAggcatcatcgccctcgcatcacccgacgaagacgacgtgAACGAGGATCACCAGTCCATCGCGTCGGCGGCCCACACGGATGCCTTTGATATCAACGAACGTCTCGTCGAAGACGGCTAtgacgccgcctcgctcgaccgcctcgacgccgccattgACAGCCAAGagccggccatgtcgaggacggcggtcGTGCGAGAGCGGCAATCTCCCCGACGCCGGTCCGTCTTCTCCCCGGAGGATGATATTTTTGGAGGCAGCTGGCCGCTGGCAGATGGCGACGCACCTTCTTCCAACCGGCCCAGCCGGCCACGGACGCCAGATAACCggccgcccaagcccaacGACGTCACCGGCATGGTCCGATCGGTCATGGAGTCGGTGCAGAACCATCGTGCGCCCCCGGAAccgatgccctcgccccgGGGCAACAATGGCAACCCCCGCGTGCACTTCGACACCAACAGCCTCAAGGCACTGGTAAGGCGAGCCGGCGAACTGCGGGACATTTTATCCGACAGCATCCGCAGGGAAGATCAGATCACACAGAGCCCAGCGAGGACACCTCGACACGAGCGTCGTCTCGAGTCCAGCCCTGCCTTTACTCGCGTCTTCGACGACCCCGGCTCaagcccgcctcgacgcagCGCCCTTAAGAATCGCGCCACAGCCTCCATCATGGAGAGCCAAACGCCAGAAAAGTCGCCATCCTCGGTCATGGGCCGGCGCGcaccgatgatgacggtgagCTAG